ACATGACTACCGGTTTCAGCACATTACCGCTCCAACTCGCAAGCCTCGTCGGTTTTTCCTTTACCTTTTTTGGAGTTCTCATTTTGATATATGTCGTCGGACGCTATCTGATTGAGGGCGGCAGCGTGCCCGGCTTTCCGTTTTTGGCATCGATAATCGCAATATTTTCGGGAGCACAACTCTTTGCGCTGGGCATTATCGGAGAATATCTCGCCCGGATGTATTTCCGGGCAATGGGGCGACCCTCAAGCGTCACCAGGGAAACCGTTGCGGTTTCAGCAAGTCCAAAAGAGGAACAGACAGAACATGCCGGCTGATGTAGCTTTGTCCGCCATCGATGAGCAGCGCTTCGGATTCAGGGTCGCCCGCGCATCAAACGTAACCGCAGAAGACCTTCACTCCATCCTCGATTTCTGCCATAAAAAGGAGATCGTCCTGCTCATTGCCCGCTGTGCGACCTCAGAACTTCGAGCCGCGCAAACTATGGAAGCCCAAGGCTTTCTTTTGATGGATACCCTCATGTACTATCAGCGGAAATCGTCTCCTGATCAAATTCCGTCTAACGTTGCGGGAGATATCGTCGTTCGCCCGTTCGAGGCGGGGGAGGAGGATGCGGTTGCCGAGATAGCGGCAAAATCTTTTGAAGGCTACCAAGGTCATTATCATTGTGATGAGAGGCTGGATCCGATCAAATGCAACGAGATTTATACCTCGTGGGCGCGCCGCTCCTGCGTTGTTCCTAATCTGGCGGATCAGGTGATCATAGCAGAACTGGACGGTGTCGCTGCCGGTTTCGCTACCCTGCGATTAGCGAGCCCCGAGGTAGGCGAAGGCGTCCTTTTCGGAGTTTCCCCTTCGGCGCAAGGCCGCGGCATCTACCGCTATCTCATGATCGAGGGTATGAAGTGGTGCCTGGACAAACGGGCGGAACGAATGGTAGTCTCAACGCAGATCACCAACATCGCGGTGCAGAAGGTTTGGTCTCGCCTTGGCTTCGAACCCAGCTACTCGTCCTACACATTTCACAAGTGGTTTGATAAGTAACACGCGCAGATCCGCCGCAAGGATCTTATTGGGACAGGATAAAATCATCCGTGCAGCACATTCCGTTTAATCGCCCTTTCTTCGTCGGCAAAGAATTCGATTATATCCGTGAAGCCATCGCGTGTGGACATATCTCAGGCGACGGGCCCTTCACCAAGAGATGCAACCAGCTTTTGGAGCGGCTGTTGGGTGCTCCAAAAGTTCTGCTTACCACCTCCTGCACGCACGCACTGGAGATGGCTTCGGTGCTTCTGAATATTCGGCCCGGCGATGAGGTGATAGTGCCTTCTTTTACCTTCGTCTCTACTGTCAATGCGTTCGTCCTTCGGGGCGCGCACCCGCGGTTCATCGACATTCGGCCCGACACCCTCAATATGGACGAGAGCCGGCTGGAAGAAACGATCACGCCGAAAACAAAAGCCGTCGTTCCCGTTCATTATGCCGGAGTAGGCTGCGAAATGGATCCCATTCTTCGCATCGCCCAAAGCCGCGGGCTTCCGGTGGTCGAGGATTGCGCTCACGGCCTGTTCGGAGAATATCGCGGAAAACCTCTCGGATCGTTCGGGAGCCTGTCAGCCCTCAGCTTCCATGAAACCAAAAACGTGATCTGCGGAGAAGGCGGCGCTCTCATTATCAATGATCCGCAGTATGTTGAACGCGCCGAGATCATCCGAGAAAAGGGAACCAACCGCAGCCGATTCTTCCGCGGAGAAATCG
Above is a genomic segment from Candidatus Abyssobacteria bacterium SURF_5 containing:
- a CDS encoding GNAT family N-acetyltransferase, coding for MPADVALSAIDEQRFGFRVARASNVTAEDLHSILDFCHKKEIVLLIARCATSELRAAQTMEAQGFLLMDTLMYYQRKSSPDQIPSNVAGDIVVRPFEAGEEDAVAEIAAKSFEGYQGHYHCDERLDPIKCNEIYTSWARRSCVVPNLADQVIIAELDGVAAGFATLRLASPEVGEGVLFGVSPSAQGRGIYRYLMIEGMKWCLDKRAERMVVSTQITNIAVQKVWSRLGFEPSYSSYTFHKWFDK
- a CDS encoding dTDP-4-amino-4,6-dideoxygalactose transaminase produces the protein MKSSVQHIPFNRPFFVGKEFDYIREAIACGHISGDGPFTKRCNQLLERLLGAPKVLLTTSCTHALEMASVLLNIRPGDEVIVPSFTFVSTVNAFVLRGAHPRFIDIRPDTLNMDESRLEETITPKTKAVVPVHYAGVGCEMDPILRIAQSRGLPVVEDCAHGLFGEYRGKPLGSFGSLSALSFHETKNVICGEGGALIINDPQYVERAEIIREKGTNRSRFFRGEIDKYTWVDIGSSYLPADVLAAFLYAQLEARERIQAMRKRIWNTYYDSLSSWARQTGIRLPVVPSHCAHPAHMFYLIARSLAERDAIIAHLKTLGINSVFHYVPLHLSEMGTGFGYEKGDFPVTEDLSDRLLRLPFYNELTDEDQKRIISALASFTSSP